The following proteins are encoded in a genomic region of Ostrea edulis chromosome 7, xbOstEdul1.1, whole genome shotgun sequence:
- the LOC125656555 gene encoding uncharacterized protein LOC125656555: protein MVKICEWGTCNSDTRYSERVENIRFVPFPKPKSNFDKCLRWVKACGRPHTQLNPQKVTRHTYVCSKHFVGDKESQQNEESAAPESADQTIRSPIDHTDQLSSSPLDVLSAVAEMRSLQQQVQQQQQQLNQQTVLIQHLQMQQCENDRTPKGVVEISPLTIASILKQEEKVKGLFKYYTSLKYTAFLSLHKFLTLNCLPIFERKRKDIERMPSDQQLLLTLMRLRHNFGIKDLPSRFYISSQAVSEVFLSWIDHMYLLLGAIPIWPHRNDLINSMPQQFKVEFPTTMAIIDCTELKTQKPSSLKLQSQMYSDYKSSTTLKGLVACDPMGNIIFVSELHTGSMSDKDITVKSGFFKTFATASGIWVHKTRGFNNGR from the exons ATGGTAAAAATATGTGAATGGGGGACGTGTAACAGCGACACTCGTTATTCCGAGAGAGTGGAGAATATCAGATTTGTGCCATTTCCTAAACCTAAAAGCAATTTCGACAAATGTTTACGATGGGTGAAAGCTTGTGGACGACCCCACACACAACTGAATCCACAAAAAGTCACCCGTCACACCTATGTCTGCTCTAAG CACTTTGTGGGAG ATAAAGAAAGTCAACAAAATGAGGAGTCTGCAGCCCCAGAGTCAGCTGACCAAACAATTAGGTCACCCATTGACCACACAGATCAGTTGTCAT CTTCCCCTTTGGATGTATTGTCAGCCGTTGCAGAGATGAGAAGCTTGCAACAACAAGTTCAACAGCAGCAGCAACAGTTAAATCAACAGACTGTGCTAATTCAACATCTTCAGATGCAACAATGTGAAAATGACAGAACACCCAAAGGAGTTGTAGAAATTTCACCATTAACCATAGCAAGCATTTTGAAACAAGAAGAAAAAGTGAAAGGACTGTTTAAATATTACACCAGTTTGAAGTACACCGCATTTTTGTCATTGCACAAGTTTTTGACATTAAATTGTTTACCAATATTCGAAAGAAAGAGAAAGGACATTGAAAGAATGCCTTCGGACCAGCAACTTTTACTGACATTAATGCGATTGCGTCATAATTTTGGCATTAAGGATTTACCTTCTCGATTTTATATTTCATCACAAGCTGTCAGTGAAGTTTTCTTGTCTTGGATTGATCACATGTACTTATTGTTAGGTGCAATACCAATCTGGCCACATAGGAATGACTTGATTAACAGTATGCCACAGCAGTTTAAAGTAGAGTTTCCAACTACGATGGCAATAATAGATTGCACAGAGCTCAAGACCCAAAAGCCATCATCACTGAAGCTACAGTCACAGATGTATTCAGACTACAAGTCTAGTACAACTCTCAAAGGACTAGTTGCCTGTGATCCTATGGGTAACATAATTTTTGTGAGTGAACTTCACACAGGATCAATGTCTGATAAGGACATCACCGTTAAAAgtggtttttttaaaacttttgcAACAGCTAGTGGAATCTGGGTACATAAAACGAGGGGATTCAATAATGGCAGATAA